The nucleotide window GCGTCGCCGTCGGTGGCGAGCACGATCGACTTGACGTTGGTCTCCAGCGGAACGTTCAGGAATTCGGCGACCTGCTCGCACTTGACCTTCTCCGGAGTGAAGGTCTTGACCAGGTCTTGCGTGGGCGCGGCGCGCTCGGCCACCAGCGGCAGCGCCTCGGCGGCCTCCATGTTGGCGGCGTAGGCCGAGGTGGGGCAATAGACGATGGCGTCTTCGCCGGTCTCGGCGATGACGTGGAACTCATGCGAGCCCGAGCCGCCGATGGCGCCGTTGTCGGCCGCCACGGCGCGGAATTCCAGCCCGAAGCGGCGGAAGATGCGCACATAGGCGTCGTACATGTTCTCGTACGACTTGCGCAGGCCGTCGGTGTCGCGGTCGAAGGAGTAAGCGTCCTTCATGGTGAACTCGCGCCCGCGCATGATGCCGAAGCGCGGCCGGCGCTCGTCGCGGAACTTGGTCTGGATCTGGTAGAAATTGACCGGCAGCTGCTTGTAGCTGCGAATCTCGGAGCGGGCGATGTCGGTCACCACTTCTTCCGAAGTCGGCTGGACCGCGAAGTCGCGCTCATGGCGGTCCTTCAGGCGCAGCAGCTCGGGGCCCATCTTGTCCCAGCGGCCGGTCTCCTGCCACAGCTCGGCCGGCTGGATCACCGGCATCGACAGCTCCACCGCGCCGGCCCGGTTCATTTCCTCGCGCACGATGTTTTCCACCTTGCGGATCACGCGCAGCCCGATCGGCATGTAGTTGTAGATGCCGGCACCCAGCTTCTTGATCATGCCGGCGCGCATCATCAGCTTGTGCGAAACGATTTCCGCGTCGGCGGGCGCTTCCTTGAGGGTGGAAATGAAGAATTGCGAGGCTTTCATCCGTAATTTCTCTCTGGGCCGCCGAGGTCGGAAAAATCCGTCCCGGCAGAATCCGGGGGGCCGGCGGCGCTGAATTATGCGCACGCGCCTGAAACTGCCCTTCTGCTCGGGGAAAACCACCATCCCCCGGTCCGGGCCCGGCTGCGCGCTTCCTTTATAATCAGCGTAATTCTAAAGGATTCGAGGTGCAGTCATGCTCGATCGTGAAGGCTTTCGCCCGAACGTCGGCATCATCCTCCTCAACGCAAGAA belongs to Cupriavidus taiwanensis and includes:
- a CDS encoding proline--tRNA ligase: MKASQFFISTLKEAPADAEIVSHKLMMRAGMIKKLGAGIYNYMPIGLRVIRKVENIVREEMNRAGAVELSMPVIQPAELWQETGRWDKMGPELLRLKDRHERDFAVQPTSEEVVTDIARSEIRSYKQLPVNFYQIQTKFRDERRPRFGIMRGREFTMKDAYSFDRDTDGLRKSYENMYDAYVRIFRRFGLEFRAVAADNGAIGGSGSHEFHVIAETGEDAIVYCPTSAYAANMEAAEALPLVAERAAPTQDLVKTFTPEKVKCEQVAEFLNVPLETNVKSIVLATDGDAGTQIWLLLIRADHELNEVKASKVPGLADFRFATENEIVEAFGSPPGYLGPIDMKKPVKVVADRTVANMSDFICGANYRDYHYTGVNWGRDLPEPIVADLRNVVAGDASPDGQGTLEICRGIEVGHVFMLGTRYSESMNATFLDENGKTRPMQMGCYGIGITRILGAAIEQNFDERGIIWPAAIAPFAVVICPVGYDRSEAVKAEADRIHAELLAAGVDVILDDRGERPGVMFADWELIGVPHRVVVGDRGLKEGKVEYQGRRDAQATAVGVAEVVGHVRSLLAN